Proteins from one Athalia rosae chromosome 8, iyAthRosa1.1, whole genome shotgun sequence genomic window:
- the LOC105686138 gene encoding zinc finger protein 512B-like, whose product MRMIHTTAFSLTLAVTFAVCAAGVTVDKKALKFSNDHEPQILKKHGKRGATPANSLELAYGLPNAHYNNPPIYGPPPESPSPLYENHHHHHHNFAAAAAPPAPLYNPPVAAVLENPAGHQIPHTDLILQPAAPVVQIPQPLGHPAPYPVGVPVVQTVTKHVGVPVPVPVHVAVPVPRPYPVQVERIVHVPVSVPRPYPVDRYVHVDRPYPVDRYVHVDRPYPVHVAVPVHVPKPYPVPVAIHKTQWKPAKYGW is encoded by the exons ATGAGGATGATCCACACG ACAGCCTTTTCGCTGACCTTGGCAGTGACCTTTGCTGTCTGCGCCGCGGGGGTGACCGTCGATAAAAAAgctctgaaattttcaaacgatcatGAGCcacagattttgaaaaaacacgGCAAAAGAGGCGCTACTCCGGCCAATTCGCTGGAATTGGCCTACGGTCTACCTAATGCGCATTATAATAACCCACCGATTTACGGACCACCCCCCGAATCGCCGTCACCTCTCTACGAgaaccatcatcatcatcatcacaattttgccgccgccgccgcacctCCGGCGCCTCTCTACAATCCGCCGGTGGCCGCCGTCCTCGAGAATCCCGCCGGACACCAAATTCCGCACACGGATTTAATTCTGCAACCCGCGGCTCCCGTTGTGCAGATTCCCCAACCTCTCG GACACCCGGCCCCCTACCCCGTCGGAGTCCCGGTCGTCCAGACGGTCACCAAACACGTCggcgttcccgttcccgttcccgttcacGTAGCGGTGCCCGTTCCCCGTCCCTATCCCGTCCAGGTCGAGAGGATAGTCCACGTTCCCGTATCCGTTCCCAGACCCTATCCCGTCGACAGGTACGTCCACGTGGACAGGCCCTATCCCGTCGACAGGTACGTCCACGTGGACAGGCCCTATCCCGTCCACGTCGCGGTCCCGGTCCACGTGCCGAAACCTTATCCCGTACCCGTCGCCATCCACAAGACACAGTGGAAACCTGCGAAATACGGATGGTAA